The Aspergillus nidulans FGSC A4 chromosome VIII genome contains the following window.
TACCCCCTGCAATAATAACCAACCAAGGATACCAACATCCTAAACGGCGATCACCTCTTAAACCCAAACGACGTCTCAACCTTCTCAAGTTGGTACTGTTCCTGCCCACGCCGCCTCGCGACGCTCAACTCAAGCCAAGTCCCCACTCCTGCCGCAACGCCCATGATGACCTCGACTCCAACAAGGATACCAAGCAGGATAAAAGCTGCATGGGTAGCACCGCAATCTCGAGCAAAGTGTACTGGCGCCGGTGAGATCGTTTCACTGCTTTCATCGGAGAAACCGAGCGGGAGGTTGTGGGACGCCTTCCACTTGCACGTCCAGGAATGGAGGGTTTCGACGTTGCCGAAGTTTTTAGGGTACGAGGAGCCGGGCAGGTAAATTGCGAAGACTAGGGAGACGAGTGTAGCGACGAAGCCTGAGGATGATGTTGCTACTGCGGCGAGGTTTGCGCGACGGATGTGCGAGTGTGGCTGTTGGGAAGTTAGTCGGTGTTTTCAGATGAATGGGGGACAAAATCTTGAACGAACAGATGGTAAGAGAGCGACGACAATGAAAATCAGACTCAGAAATGCAACTACGCATCCGCATGccaggatggcgatggttgGGCGAATATCGAGGTTTAACGGCCAGAGGTAGAGTCCGATATTCTCGAAGGAGGATGTCACCCGATAGTGACGATAGGGCACAGCCTCGCAGGCAATGATTGCGATAGCGATACCCAGGGCAAGGGACGAAACGCCGAGTCGAACCCAGTGGAGGAGACGAATTCTTTTCAGAAAGCTCGactcgtcctcgtcggaTGCGCAGGATGCGTGGTAAGACCCGTGGTAGGATTCTGCCAATGATGCGGAGGCCATTGTAGCGAACGGCGATGAGCGGAGATGGTCTGAACTAGGGTCCGGTCAACGGCTCCGgaagagaaaatgaagattAGAAGAGTCTTTCCAGAA
Protein-coding sequences here:
- a CDS encoding uncharacterized protein (transcript_id=CADANIAT00001688), whose translation is MASASLAESYHGSYHASCASDEDESSFLKRIRLLHWVRLGVSSLALGIAIAIIACEAVPYRHYRVTSSFENIGLYLWPLNLDIRPTIAILACGCVVAFLSLIFIVVALLPSPHSHIRRANLAAVATSSSGFVATLVSLVFAIYLPGSSYPKNFGNVETLHSWTCKWKASHNLPLGFSDESSETISPAPVHFARDCGATHAAFILLGILVGVEVIMGVAAGVGTWLELSVARRRGQEQYQLEKVETSFGFKR